The Shinella zoogloeoides genome includes a region encoding these proteins:
- a CDS encoding SDR family oxidoreductase: MSDAYRTAVVTGATSGIGKAIVPMLRARGLTVYAVGRNEAQLAELADATGALPVQADVRDAARIAAALEGVEVDVLVNNAGILSTRAAFQDIDPAEIDAMIDVNLKAPLHLTRTVLPGMVARKRGHLIYIGSSGGQAPYPNMGAYGASKAGLSLFCDNLRCDLLGTSVRVSEIVPGRVQTDLYRTSIANNQAQAVLYDGYRPIQPEHIARIVSDVIALPVYVDVARVEVFPTDQATGGGTMVKFDAQ; the protein is encoded by the coding sequence ATGTCTGACGCCTACCGCACTGCCGTCGTCACCGGCGCCACCAGCGGTATCGGCAAGGCGATCGTGCCGATGCTACGCGCCCGCGGCCTCACGGTCTATGCCGTCGGCCGCAACGAGGCGCAGCTCGCCGAACTTGCCGATGCGACCGGCGCGCTTCCGGTGCAAGCCGACGTCCGGGATGCCGCGCGGATCGCGGCGGCCCTTGAGGGCGTCGAGGTCGATGTGCTCGTCAATAATGCCGGTATCCTTTCGACTCGCGCCGCCTTCCAGGACATCGATCCGGCCGAGATCGACGCGATGATCGACGTCAATCTCAAGGCGCCGTTGCACCTGACGCGCACCGTGCTTCCGGGCATGGTGGCGCGCAAGCGCGGTCACCTCATCTATATCGGCTCCAGCGGCGGGCAGGCGCCCTATCCGAACATGGGTGCTTACGGTGCTTCGAAAGCGGGGCTCAGCCTCTTCTGCGACAACCTGCGCTGCGATTTGCTTGGGACGTCCGTGCGGGTCAGCGAGATCGTGCCCGGCCGCGTGCAGACGGACCTCTATCGTACATCCATCGCCAACAACCAGGCGCAGGCCGTGCTTTATGACGGCTACCGGCCGATCCAGCCGGAGCATATCGCCCGCATCGTCAGCGACGTCATCGCATTGCCCGTCTATGTGGATGTGGCACGCGTCGAGGTGTTTCCGACCGATCAGGCGACCGGCGGGGGAACGATGGTGAAGTTCGACGCGCAGTGA
- a CDS encoding DUF72 domain-containing protein, translated as MPIVATAAWSIPKKLAHLFAREGSGLTRYASMFDGVEINSTFYYRHKTSTFARWAESVPDRFRFSLKIPREISHSRAMREIAGPFDAFLEDIAPLGEKRGPLLCQLPPSLTFDADKFEIAFRAMRDADTGPIVIEVRHRSWASDEALDLLERYAIDRVLADPALVWPAEGFADPPRYVRLHGKPKVYYSSYTEEEIRSFRNLAAPDGWCVFDNTASGAAIENALTMLGRPLRPAETRVLR; from the coding sequence TTGCCGATCGTTGCGACCGCCGCATGGTCGATCCCGAAGAAACTGGCTCACCTGTTTGCCCGGGAGGGAAGCGGTCTCACCAGATATGCATCCATGTTCGACGGTGTGGAGATCAACTCGACTTTCTACTATCGGCACAAGACATCGACCTTCGCGCGGTGGGCCGAATCCGTGCCGGACCGCTTCCGGTTCTCGTTGAAGATTCCCAGAGAGATCAGCCATAGTCGCGCGATGAGGGAGATCGCCGGGCCATTCGATGCTTTCCTCGAAGATATCGCCCCGCTCGGTGAAAAACGCGGTCCCCTGCTGTGCCAGCTTCCGCCCTCGCTGACGTTCGATGCCGACAAGTTCGAGATAGCATTCAGGGCAATGCGAGATGCCGATACGGGGCCGATCGTCATCGAGGTGCGCCACAGGAGCTGGGCGTCCGACGAGGCATTGGATCTGCTTGAGAGATACGCGATCGATCGGGTTCTCGCCGATCCGGCGCTGGTGTGGCCGGCAGAGGGTTTCGCCGACCCGCCGCGATATGTTCGCCTCCACGGCAAGCCGAAGGTTTATTATTCGAGCTATACGGAGGAAGAGATAAGGTCGTTCCGGAACCTTGCGGCGCCCGATGGCTGGTGCGTCTTCGACAATACCGCCTCCGGAGCCGCGATCGAAAATGCACTGACGATGCTCGGGCGGCCCCTGCGGCCTGCGGAGACGAGAGTTCTCCGGTGA
- a CDS encoding MFS transporter: MQITSAGDRFAAFRHRSYAQFFFARFLAAFAIQIISVAVGWQMYEVTRSAFLLGMIGLVQFLPSLLLILVTGSVTDRYSRRSIVSICLAISAFCAAALLLLTVTGTFAPVPVFVILVIFGIERAFMGPAVQSLSPNLVPEKDLANSFAWNASSWQTASIVGPMTGGLLYGLDPTVAYSVALAFMAAATVLVFLIPKPAQRKVGEPTSWTYILAGFKFIRFEKVVLGAISLDLFAVLLGGAVALMPIFASDILVLGPLGLGLLRAAPGVGAIAMAIFLATFPIRHGSGIKMFVGVAVFGLATMVFGLSQTPWLSIVALAFMGAGDMISVYVRETLMALWTPDEVRGRVNAVNSVFIGASNELGEFRAGVMTHFIGVVPAVVIGGVGTLAVSVLWAWMFPQLRKIDALDAPDRSERPDIR, translated from the coding sequence ATGCAAATCACATCGGCGGGCGACCGCTTTGCCGCCTTCCGGCATCGTTCCTACGCCCAGTTCTTCTTCGCCCGTTTTCTCGCCGCCTTTGCGATCCAGATCATCTCGGTCGCCGTAGGCTGGCAGATGTATGAAGTCACCAGAAGCGCCTTCCTGCTCGGCATGATCGGGCTGGTGCAGTTCCTGCCTTCGCTGCTGCTCATCCTTGTCACCGGTTCCGTGACCGATCGCTACAGCAGGCGCTCCATCGTCTCGATCTGCCTCGCCATCAGCGCCTTCTGCGCCGCCGCGCTGCTGCTGCTCACCGTTACCGGCACTTTCGCGCCCGTCCCGGTCTTCGTCATTCTCGTGATCTTCGGCATTGAGCGCGCCTTCATGGGACCGGCAGTGCAGTCGCTTTCGCCCAATCTCGTGCCGGAAAAGGACCTCGCCAACTCCTTCGCGTGGAATGCCTCGTCCTGGCAGACGGCCTCGATCGTCGGCCCCATGACGGGCGGCCTGCTCTATGGGCTCGATCCCACGGTCGCCTATTCGGTCGCCCTCGCCTTCATGGCCGCGGCCACCGTGCTGGTCTTCCTCATTCCCAAGCCCGCCCAGCGCAAGGTAGGCGAGCCGACAAGCTGGACCTATATCCTTGCCGGCTTCAAGTTCATCCGCTTCGAGAAGGTCGTGCTCGGCGCGATCTCGCTCGACCTCTTCGCGGTGCTGCTCGGCGGCGCCGTCGCGCTGATGCCGATCTTCGCATCCGACATCCTGGTTCTCGGGCCGCTGGGCCTCGGCCTCCTGCGCGCCGCTCCCGGCGTCGGCGCAATCGCCATGGCGATCTTCCTGGCGACGTTTCCGATCCGGCACGGTTCCGGGATCAAGATGTTCGTCGGCGTCGCCGTGTTCGGCCTCGCCACGATGGTTTTCGGCCTGTCGCAAACGCCCTGGCTCTCGATCGTGGCGCTCGCCTTCATGGGCGCCGGCGACATGATCTCGGTCTATGTGCGCGAGACCCTGATGGCGCTCTGGACGCCCGATGAGGTGCGCGGTCGCGTCAATGCCGTCAACTCCGTCTTCATCGGGGCATCCAACGAACTCGGCGAATTCCGCGCAGGCGTCATGACGCATTTCATCGGCGTCGTACCGGCCGTCGTCATCGGCGGCGTCGGCACTCTGGCCGTCTCGGTGCTATGGGCATGGATGTTCCCGCAGTTGCGCAAGATCGATGCGCTCGATGCGCCGGACAGAAGTGAACGTCCCGACATTCGATAG
- a CDS encoding DUF3597 domain-containing protein, which translates to MGIFSRIKEKLFGGSAEQPERTVTAGAGSPASADMAGTAGTNSKLGDEVTATLSGAHSESGVSKQAGSVDVAAVMDAAVKKNGQKLDWRRSIVDMMKALDLDSSLSARKELADELGYTGDKNDSATMNVWLHKALMKALADNGGKVPAELLD; encoded by the coding sequence ATGGGCATTTTCAGCCGCATTAAGGAAAAACTTTTCGGTGGTTCGGCGGAGCAGCCGGAGCGGACCGTGACGGCGGGCGCCGGCAGCCCTGCAAGCGCCGATATGGCTGGGACGGCAGGCACCAATTCGAAGCTTGGCGACGAAGTCACTGCAACGCTCTCGGGTGCGCATTCCGAATCCGGCGTCTCGAAGCAGGCCGGGTCGGTCGACGTCGCGGCCGTCATGGATGCGGCGGTGAAGAAGAACGGACAGAAACTCGACTGGCGTCGCTCGATCGTCGATATGATGAAGGCGCTCGATCTGGATTCAAGCCTGTCGGCACGCAAGGAACTTGCAGACGAGCTGGGCTATACGGGAGACAAGAACGATTCGGCGACCATGAATGTCTGGCTTCACAAGGCGCTCATGAAGGCGCTGGCCGACAATGGAGGAAAGGTGCCGGCTGAGTTGCTTGATTGA